The window ACCATCCTCCTAACACTTCAGAAACATTTGCATAACCTGCAGCAATATTTTCTCCGTCGGAATAACAACCTTCGTCACGAGCACGTTCCCACGGAGATTTTCCGTCGGGTCCGTAATGAGAATAATGATCTTCTTTTTTCATTGTATCGGCATATTTTTGTGCTGTTTTTACCAAACAATTACATAATACCAACGGCAGTTGTTTTTTTATTGATTTTTCTCCGCAGATGTAACCGGTTGCTCTTTTTTTGTTTACCATAACCAATAAGTCAATTTGCCAATATTTTTCTTGAAATTTTCTCGACAGCTCCTTTGCTTTGGTGCTTGACTTATAGTTCCTTTTCAAAAAAACCAACAGTGTGCTTGCAGTTTCAATATCACACTTCTCTTGCAAAAAAAGGGTTTCCAAAGCATTTTCAAGTTCACCCCTTCCGCCTTTTTTCAAATAAATAAAGCTCTCACTTACAACATCATATATTGTTTCGTGTAAATCCGCTTCGTCTATATTTGGGGTGTTTTTTAAAATATCCCGGCTCTTAAAATTGTATGCTTTGGCAAGCTTAAATAAGTACACCTTTTCAGCAGGATAAATTTGCATAAGTTTTTTATATATTTTCTTTGCTCTCTTTGAATTCCCTTTTATAAAGAACGAATCTGCAGCAACCAGGACATTGTCTTTAATACGTTTTATTTTTCTTTTGTTTGTTCTGTAAAATGAGTCTTTCGGCTTTTTCTTGTTGTAAGATTCAAGTTTACTTATTCCTTTCAGGGATTCGTATATCGAATATTCATATAATTTGATAATTTTCTCATCTCTGAAAGCGTCTGTTAATACTAAGCTTTTGTAAAGAATCGAACCCTGTTTGTCTTTATTTTCTTTAATGTTTTTATCACAAAGGATTAGGCATTTTTCATATTTCTTTGCATCATATAGTTTTTGAACTTTTGTTTGAGAAAAGGCTGTTACAAAATAAAACATTAATAATAGAAGTGTGATTCCGGCTTTTGTTTTCATTGAGAAATATTTTTGATTCGAAATACAAGTTAATTGTTTTTTATAAATAAAACAACCCGATATGAATTGTAACGATTTCCCTTTCATTTAAATTATATTTTTTGTGTTGTAAATCCTATTTGAAGGTTTAAATTATTAATTAATTTGTTTTATTATGAGAGTTACTAAACTTAAGCTCCTTTTCTTTCTGCCGCTTTTCTTGTTCTTTATTTTTAGTTGCGGAGATGAAGATGCTGCATCCGAAAAAACCAATGATGTTGTTTCCGAGGAATATGTTGTTGATGACCCCGCCCAAGAAGACGATACTGACAAGATAAAAAATATTATTTGTATGTGGAAAGCAGTTTCTTTGAAAGAAACTCCGTCTTCAAAAGGAAAATACATAGGGCTTGCAGAAAAGCTCACAGGTGCATTAGATTTCAAGTTTCTCGTTTGAAGTCGTATATAAATACTGCGAAATAAGAGAAATTTGAAAGATAGTGTGCCTGTGGGCAGCTAAAATATTTTACACAAGTACCGGGAAATAGGACGAAATGAATTAAAAACCTTGCACCTGTATATGTAAACAATCCTATAAATGGCTGAAAACAAACATATTAGTGTTTTTCGGCAAGCCCTACATAACCACAATATACTTAGGTGAAGTTGCAACAACATTCGGAGAAATTGTTCCCGATTCA of the Bacteroidales bacterium genome contains:
- a CDS encoding CAP domain-containing protein is translated as MKTKAGITLLLLMFYFVTAFSQTKVQKLYDAKKYEKCLILCDKNIKENKDKQGSILYKSLVLTDAFRDEKIIKLYEYSIYESLKGISKLESYNKKKPKDSFYRTNKRKIKRIKDNVLVAADSFFIKGNSKRAKKIYKKLMQIYPAEKVYLFKLAKAYNFKSRDILKNTPNIDEADLHETIYDVVSESFIYLKKGGRGELENALETLFLQEKCDIETASTLLVFLKRNYKSSTKAKELSRKFQEKYWQIDLLVMVNKKRATGYICGEKSIKKQLPLVLCNCLVKTAQKYADTMKKEDHYSHYGPDGKSPWERARDEGCYSDGENIAAGYANVSEVLGGWLQSPGHCKNIMGNHKYMGIGHSGTYWVQMFR